A region of Chitinophaga flava DNA encodes the following proteins:
- a CDS encoding winged helix-turn-helix transcriptional regulator: protein MDTIETATLTVQEKCMGSGEHKDCHEVIMPVRDALDVINGKWKLPIIIAISRGHKRFRDIERNIPKITSKVLSKELKDLEAHKLLKRSVYDSQPVTVEYTLTPYAATLNPVIEALYTWGSQHRKTIFGSQDQD, encoded by the coding sequence ATGGATACTATAGAGACAGCTACTTTAACAGTGCAGGAGAAATGTATGGGATCCGGCGAGCATAAAGACTGTCATGAAGTGATCATGCCCGTGAGAGACGCGCTGGACGTGATTAACGGCAAATGGAAGTTGCCTATCATCATTGCTATCTCTCGCGGGCATAAGCGGTTCCGGGACATTGAGCGGAATATACCAAAGATCACTTCCAAAGTATTGTCCAAGGAGTTAAAGGACCTGGAAGCGCACAAGCTGTTAAAACGCAGCGTATACGATAGTCAGCCGGTGACGGTAGAATATACACTGACACCATATGCCGCCACGCTTAATCCGGTGATAGAGGCTTTATACACCTGGGGTAGCCAGCATCGCAAGACCATCTTTGGTAGTCAGGACCAGGACTGA
- a CDS encoding DsbA family oxidoreductase has product MKVEIWSDIMCPFCYIGKRKFEAALDKFPEKDKIQVEWKSFQLNPDLKSMPGTSVYDHLAEAKGMSIERSLQLHEQVTASAKEVGLTYNFDKAVIANSFDAHRLIQLAKIQQLGDAAEERLFIAYFTEGKDISNHETLIAIGQEIGINPKVVADMLASNDFAGEVNLDVREAQQLGARGVPFFVLDRKYGVAGAQPVEAFTQALTQAFDEWRKAQPLTALETIEGPVCSTDGSCN; this is encoded by the coding sequence ATGAAAGTAGAAATATGGTCAGACATCATGTGTCCGTTTTGTTATATCGGTAAACGCAAATTTGAAGCGGCATTGGACAAATTTCCGGAGAAAGATAAAATACAGGTGGAATGGAAAAGTTTTCAGCTCAACCCTGATCTGAAGTCTATGCCAGGCACCAGTGTATACGATCATCTGGCTGAAGCAAAAGGAATGTCCATAGAACGTTCTCTGCAACTGCATGAACAGGTGACCGCTTCTGCTAAAGAAGTAGGGCTTACCTACAACTTCGATAAAGCAGTTATTGCCAACTCATTTGATGCCCACCGGCTGATACAGCTGGCTAAAATACAGCAACTGGGTGATGCGGCAGAAGAAAGGCTTTTTATTGCCTACTTCACCGAAGGAAAAGATATCAGCAATCACGAAACATTAATAGCCATCGGGCAGGAGATAGGCATCAACCCCAAGGTGGTGGCCGATATGCTGGCTTCTAATGACTTTGCGGGAGAAGTGAATCTCGATGTAAGAGAAGCCCAGCAACTGGGTGCACGTGGCGTCCCCTTTTTTGTACTGGACCGTAAATATGGCGTAGCAGGTGCTCAACCAGTGGAAGCCTTTACACAGGCCCTGACCCAGGCTTTTGATGAATGGCGCAAAGCCCAACCACTCACTGCACTGGAAACAATAGAAGGACCTGTTTGTTCTACAGATGGGAGCTGTAATTAA
- a CDS encoding NADP-dependent oxidoreductase: MKDIHIQAIRVHAYGGSDQLKLEEIPAPVPGPGEVLIDIVASGVNPVDWKIREGMMQRPLPYIPGVEASGVVVALGEGVTDKKVGQAVYGAVDGSYTACAVAPSAQLFPKPFHLSFEEAAACGGAKTAWGALFDVGKLTKGQRVFIHAGAGGVGHFAVQLAFHAGAYVIATASGENLEFVKSLGASEVIDYKTTPFETETDQVDVLLDTVGGDTLDRSYQLVKPGGILVCLVQPPSPEKATAAGIRAEWGGTKTLHAMQEVAKLLDKDLIRPSIRKVFAPLSKAAAAQDYSQLGGPGRGKVVLKIEE; the protein is encoded by the coding sequence ATGAAAGATATACACATACAGGCTATCAGGGTACATGCTTATGGCGGATCAGACCAGCTGAAACTCGAAGAAATACCAGCACCGGTGCCGGGTCCGGGCGAAGTGCTGATCGATATAGTAGCCAGCGGCGTAAATCCAGTGGACTGGAAAATCAGAGAAGGAATGATGCAAAGACCATTACCTTATATCCCCGGTGTAGAAGCATCAGGGGTGGTGGTCGCTCTCGGCGAAGGTGTCACCGACAAAAAGGTAGGGCAGGCCGTTTATGGCGCAGTAGATGGTTCATACACAGCCTGTGCAGTGGCGCCATCAGCACAGCTTTTCCCCAAACCTTTTCATCTCTCGTTTGAGGAAGCTGCTGCCTGTGGTGGCGCTAAAACCGCCTGGGGCGCGCTTTTCGATGTAGGTAAGCTGACCAAGGGACAACGGGTGTTCATACACGCCGGCGCTGGCGGAGTAGGGCATTTTGCGGTTCAGCTGGCCTTTCATGCCGGCGCTTATGTTATTGCTACTGCTTCCGGAGAAAATCTCGAATTTGTAAAATCACTCGGTGCTTCCGAGGTAATAGACTACAAAACCACCCCCTTTGAAACAGAAACGGATCAGGTGGACGTGCTGCTTGATACCGTAGGTGGCGATACGCTGGACCGTTCCTATCAACTCGTAAAACCCGGAGGTATTCTTGTATGCCTTGTACAACCGCCTTCTCCGGAGAAAGCCACTGCTGCCGGTATCCGTGCCGAATGGGGCGGTACCAAAACCCTCCATGCCATGCAGGAAGTAGCCAAATTGCTGGACAAAGACCTCATCAGGCCATCTATCAGAAAAGTATTTGCACCGCTGTCCAAAGCGGCGGCGGCGCAGGATTACAGCCAATTGGGCGGCCCTGGCAGAGGTAAAGTGGTACTGAAGATCGAAGAATAA